Proteins encoded within one genomic window of Paraglaciecola psychrophila 170:
- a CDS encoding DsbE family thiol:disulfide interchange protein — translation MKKVALYLIPLGLFLGLIIFLYQGLFSNPREHKSSLLEKPMPEFVLPDLMDIQQTYTQDVFLGKVTLLNVWGVWCITCAIELPYLTQLQVEGKHIVGLYYDQDIDPDFGIKTVERVQQEVTDKLRQLGNPYAYNIFDVKRDLSLDLGVTGAPETYLIDQQGKIRLHHIGDINPRVWNKKFAPIYDTLVAQ, via the coding sequence TTGAAAAAAGTGGCGTTGTATTTAATTCCACTGGGATTATTTTTAGGCTTAATAATATTTTTGTACCAAGGTTTGTTTTCTAACCCAAGAGAGCATAAGTCCAGTTTGCTTGAAAAACCCATGCCTGAATTTGTTTTGCCTGACTTGATGGATATCCAGCAAACTTATACTCAAGACGTGTTTCTTGGCAAAGTAACGTTACTCAATGTGTGGGGAGTGTGGTGTATCACCTGCGCCATTGAGTTGCCTTATCTCACACAGTTGCAAGTTGAGGGTAAACATATAGTTGGCTTGTACTACGACCAAGATATTGATCCTGATTTTGGGATTAAAACCGTCGAACGAGTGCAACAGGAAGTAACAGATAAGCTCAGACAATTAGGTAATCCTTACGCTTACAATATATTCGATGTTAAACGCGATTTATCATTAGATCTTGGCGTAACTGGTGCCCCTGAAACCTACTTAATTGATCAACAAGGTAAGATACGTTTGCATCATATTGGAGATATCAATCCACGGGTCTGGAATAAAAAGTTTGCGCCTATATATGACACTTTGGTGGCGCAATGA